In Armatimonadota bacterium, the following proteins share a genomic window:
- a CDS encoding radical SAM protein, with protein MSELLARSYRGLVIARVEPGSLAEELGLQQGDVVLSVNGKRVMDTLDYRFHVTEPYVELTVQRGDETLNIAIEKEPYDLLGIEFENDLADKIHTCNNKCVFCFIHQMPKGMRRSLYLMDDDFRLSFLYGNYVTLTNVSEEEFERILAQKLSPMYVSVHATDPDLRGRLLGKREPAPILPVLQRLHEGGIDVHAQIVLCPGWNDGEVLRQTLYDLATHHPAISGKRAGTLSVAMVPVGLTKFRQKLTPLTPPDPAYAQRFIREVRAMERYFQKRLGTRFAFLSDEWFFLAGQPIPGRRYYEDFPQLEDGVGTVRLFLDRAYSVMRRLPSALPRKVQMTLVTGELPAAVIERFAQMLQRVQGVDLNVCVVKNHFFGGTVSVAGLLTAQDIANALARFPAYPTVVLPSICLREGYLFLDDVTIEQFEAQAGRKVLVVDPHPTALWEAIRTMAQLTN; from the coding sequence ATGTCGGAACTGTTGGCGCGTTCGTATCGGGGGCTGGTCATCGCCCGAGTAGAGCCGGGGAGCCTTGCAGAGGAACTGGGATTACAGCAAGGCGATGTGGTGTTATCGGTCAACGGCAAGCGTGTAATGGACACGCTGGACTATCGCTTCCATGTCACCGAGCCTTACGTGGAGCTGACCGTCCAGCGCGGTGATGAAACGCTGAACATCGCTATTGAAAAGGAGCCTTATGACCTGCTGGGCATCGAGTTCGAGAACGACCTTGCGGATAAGATACACACCTGCAACAATAAATGTGTCTTCTGCTTCATTCACCAGATGCCCAAGGGGATGCGTCGCTCGCTGTACCTGATGGATGACGATTTTCGCCTCTCGTTCCTCTACGGTAATTACGTGACCCTGACCAATGTCTCGGAAGAGGAGTTCGAACGCATTCTGGCGCAGAAGCTAAGCCCAATGTACGTGTCTGTTCATGCTACCGACCCCGACCTGCGCGGACGGTTGCTTGGCAAACGTGAGCCGGCTCCCATTTTGCCCGTGCTGCAGCGTCTCCATGAGGGCGGTATCGATGTGCACGCGCAAATCGTACTTTGCCCCGGCTGGAACGACGGTGAGGTGTTACGCCAGACACTATACGACCTCGCGACGCACCATCCGGCAATCTCCGGCAAGCGGGCAGGCACGCTTTCGGTAGCCATGGTGCCCGTCGGGCTGACGAAGTTCCGACAAAAGCTTACCCCCCTTACCCCACCCGACCCTGCGTATGCGCAACGGTTCATCCGCGAAGTGCGTGCGATGGAACGTTATTTTCAAAAACGGCTCGGCACGCGGTTCGCTTTCCTTTCCGACGAATGGTTCTTCCTTGCCGGTCAGCCGATACCCGGTCGCCGCTACTACGAGGATTTCCCTCAGCTGGAAGATGGCGTAGGGACGGTTCGCCTGTTTCTTGACCGCGCATACAGTGTGATGCGCCGCTTGCCATCGGCGTTGCCGCGCAAGGTACAGATGACCCTGGTGACCGGAGAGTTACCGGCGGCGGTTATCGAACGTTTTGCGCAAATGCTACAACGGGTGCAAGGAGTAGATCTGAATGTGTGCGTGGTTAAGAACCACTTTTTCGGGGGCACGGTGAGCGTGGCAGGGCTGCTCACCGCACAGGACATTGCGAACGCCCTTGCTCGTTTTCCCGCCTACCCAACAGTGGTGCTTCCTTCCATCTGCCTGCGCGAAGGCTATCTTTTCCTCGATGATGTGACGATAGAACAGTTTGAGGCGCAGGCAGGGCGTAAGGTGTTGGTGGTGGACCCCCATCCCACAGCACTGTGGGAGGCTATACGTACAATGGCTCAACTTACGAACTGA
- the natB gene encoding sodium ABC transporter, whose translation MNRTFVVFWKELREVLRDRRVLFSTVVSPLLLTPMLLWGIGAMVRQREESARKVVIPIAVIAPRGGEEFVTALEKSGFVVQRVTERKRAEVMLRNRQVKAVVLLDEQFDERLHNESTAKVVVLYDPLNDSSRDAVQRLKALSDHLSAEWVQRRLARRFIGREFTQPLAVVTQAIQTENPTGNLILSIILPYVIVLSAFFGAVSPAFDLIAGEKERGTIETLLATPASRRQMVWGKFLTVVVVCMVAAIFAMLGMLLAFATPAGSRIFSEQVGKFSLSLPAFGVLLITLVPLTVFYSAVLTIISTFARNQKEAQTYLIPLSTLIVLPAVASMFARTESGLWYAAVPVLNSAIIIKQVLTGIVEPSFVALSLLVSCLMAAATLQIATRLFEQETVLLSS comes from the coding sequence ATGAACCGAACCTTTGTGGTCTTCTGGAAGGAGCTGCGTGAGGTACTGCGTGATCGGCGTGTTCTTTTTTCCACGGTGGTCTCGCCGTTGCTGTTAACGCCTATGCTGCTCTGGGGTATCGGAGCAATGGTTCGGCAGCGAGAGGAATCGGCCCGCAAGGTAGTCATTCCGATTGCAGTTATTGCTCCACGAGGCGGCGAAGAGTTCGTCACCGCGCTGGAGAAGAGCGGCTTTGTTGTTCAACGAGTGACGGAGCGCAAGCGAGCGGAGGTGATGTTGCGCAACCGGCAGGTAAAGGCGGTGGTTTTACTGGACGAACAGTTTGATGAGCGGCTGCACAACGAGAGCACCGCAAAGGTGGTGGTACTGTATGACCCGTTGAACGATAGTTCGCGCGACGCAGTGCAGAGGCTGAAGGCGCTTTCCGACCATCTCAGCGCGGAGTGGGTACAACGGCGTCTGGCCCGTCGCTTTATCGGGAGGGAATTCACCCAGCCGCTGGCAGTCGTAACGCAGGCGATACAGACCGAAAACCCGACGGGCAACCTCATCCTCAGCATTATCCTGCCGTATGTTATCGTTTTGTCGGCTTTTTTTGGGGCAGTATCGCCAGCCTTTGACCTCATCGCGGGTGAGAAAGAACGCGGCACCATCGAAACCCTGCTGGCAACGCCCGCCTCGCGTCGGCAAATGGTGTGGGGTAAATTCCTGACGGTAGTGGTGGTATGCATGGTGGCGGCGATATTCGCTATGCTGGGGATGCTGCTGGCGTTTGCCACGCCTGCAGGCTCGCGTATCTTCTCGGAGCAAGTGGGAAAGTTCAGCCTGTCCTTGCCAGCGTTTGGTGTGCTGTTGATCACTCTCGTGCCGTTGACCGTTTTCTACTCGGCGGTGTTGACCATTATCTCCACCTTCGCCCGCAACCAGAAGGAGGCACAGACCTACCTAATACCGCTCAGCACGCTGATTGTGCTGCCTGCGGTAGCGTCCATGTTCGCCCGCACCGAATCGGGGCTGTGGTATGCGGCGGTGCCGGTGCTGAACAGCGCGATTATCATCAAGCAGGTGCTCACAGGCATCGTAGAGCCATCGTTTGTGGCGCTTTCGCTGCTCGTTTCCTGCCTGATGGCGGCGGCTACCCTGCAGATAGCTACCCGGCTGTTTGAGCAGGAGACGGTGTTGCTCAGTTCGTAA
- the natA gene encoding sodium ABC transporter ATP-binding protein, producing the protein MSWVLPMSPSFVYNKQVSPRRNPDTLSSVFFGERVVNDMVTASGLSKVFTDRKRGTVVALDEVSFETRSGEVFGILGVNGAGKTTLLRVLGTILTPSAGDATVAGYNIRTQPQEVRQHIGYLTGSTALYGRLTAREMLAYFGSLYGLSGELLRRRIDDLVETLQMGEFIDGRCDRLSTGQRQRVSIARSIIHNPPVMFMDEPTAGLDVVTSRTIIQFIEDSRRRGHTVLFSTHIMSEAERLCDRIAVIHRGRVVAIGTLEELRARTGERALELVFLSLIGEKEGEE; encoded by the coding sequence ATGTCATGGGTTTTGCCCATGTCTCCTTCCTTCGTGTACAATAAACAGGTGAGCCCACGGCGAAACCCTGACACGCTTTCGAGTGTCTTCTTTGGCGAAAGGGTTGTGAACGATATGGTAACAGCATCTGGTTTGAGCAAAGTCTTTACCGACCGCAAGCGAGGCACGGTAGTCGCGCTAGATGAGGTGAGCTTTGAGACGCGATCGGGCGAGGTATTTGGTATTCTGGGCGTTAACGGGGCAGGTAAGACTACCCTCCTGCGCGTGCTGGGTACGATACTCACCCCTTCAGCTGGTGACGCCACCGTCGCGGGCTATAATATCCGTACACAGCCTCAGGAGGTGCGTCAGCATATCGGCTATCTGACCGGTTCTACCGCGCTTTACGGTCGCCTCACCGCGCGAGAGATGCTTGCCTACTTTGGCTCGTTGTACGGACTGTCGGGTGAGCTGCTACGTCGCCGTATCGATGATCTGGTGGAGACCCTGCAGATGGGGGAGTTCATCGACGGACGGTGTGACCGTCTTTCCACCGGACAAAGACAGCGTGTGAGCATCGCCCGCAGTATCATCCACAATCCGCCGGTGATGTTCATGGACGAGCCGACGGCTGGGCTGGACGTGGTCACCTCACGCACTATCATCCAGTTCATTGAGGACAGCCGAAGACGCGGGCACACCGTATTGTTCTCTACGCATATCATGAGCGAAGCCGAACGGTTGTGCGACCGTATCGCCGTCATCCACCGGGGACGTGTCGTGGCGATTGGTACGTTAGAAGAGTTGCGGGCGCGTACGGGTGAACGTGCGCTGGAGCTGGTTTTCCTGAGCCTTATCGGCGAAAAGGAGGGTGAAGAATGA
- a CDS encoding aminotransferase DegT: MQSSTTTDLPAIAGGEPAKRKPFAREQRYGEEELQQLREALEQGSLFYAHGNKVKTLEQRFAEVNGVPYAIACSSGTAAIHAALIAVGISPGDEVITSPITDMGSVIPILYQGAVPVFADLHPHSYTLLPESVEARITHRTRAVLAVHLWGNACDLQALRDICRRHNLWLIEDCAQAFGCRYQGEPIGTLGDIGCFSLNEFKHISCGDGGIVITRNERLALRLRLATDKCYNREPGVTQRNPTFLANNYRMTELQGAVAVAQLDKLESIVTRRRQWCEALSQKLHGLPGITLPQPTPGCDPSWWFYMMRVVPGSLGADADQFAEALRAEGLPVSAHYIGQCIYEYPIFTNHSAFERGTHAYSTRLYSKGLCPSAEAILATCVILAVNEAYTSTDLEETAHAIRRVVQWFRSKNQM, translated from the coding sequence ATGCAATCCTCCACGACGACCGACCTGCCCGCTATCGCCGGAGGCGAACCGGCGAAGCGAAAACCCTTCGCGCGTGAACAACGCTACGGCGAGGAGGAACTGCAGCAGCTACGTGAAGCTTTGGAGCAGGGCAGCCTGTTCTACGCGCACGGCAACAAGGTGAAGACGCTGGAGCAGCGATTTGCCGAGGTGAACGGCGTGCCATACGCCATCGCCTGCAGCAGCGGAACTGCCGCGATTCATGCCGCGCTGATTGCGGTGGGCATCTCACCCGGCGATGAGGTAATTACCTCACCGATCACCGATATGGGTTCGGTTATCCCGATTTTGTACCAGGGGGCAGTGCCTGTCTTTGCCGACCTTCATCCCCACTCATATACTCTGCTACCAGAGTCGGTAGAGGCGCGAATCACCCATCGCACACGCGCGGTGCTGGCGGTACATCTGTGGGGCAATGCGTGCGACCTGCAGGCGTTGCGCGACATCTGCCGCAGGCATAATCTGTGGCTGATAGAGGACTGTGCGCAGGCGTTTGGCTGTCGCTATCAGGGCGAGCCGATAGGCACGCTCGGCGACATCGGCTGTTTCAGCCTGAACGAGTTTAAGCACATCTCCTGTGGCGACGGTGGCATCGTGATTACCCGTAATGAACGACTAGCTCTGCGCCTGCGTCTTGCCACCGACAAATGTTACAACCGCGAACCGGGCGTTACCCAGCGCAACCCCACTTTCCTTGCCAATAACTACCGCATGACCGAACTGCAGGGGGCGGTGGCGGTAGCGCAGCTGGACAAGCTGGAGAGCATCGTGACACGACGGCGGCAATGGTGTGAGGCTCTCAGCCAGAAACTGCACGGTTTGCCAGGCATCACTCTGCCTCAGCCCACGCCCGGTTGTGATCCCTCGTGGTGGTTCTATATGATGCGCGTGGTTCCCGGATCACTGGGCGCGGACGCTGACCAGTTTGCCGAGGCGTTACGTGCGGAAGGTCTGCCCGTCAGCGCGCACTATATCGGGCAGTGCATTTACGAGTATCCGATATTCACCAATCACTCGGCGTTCGAGCGCGGTACACACGCCTACTCCACTCGTTTGTACAGCAAGGGACTGTGCCCTTCCGCCGAGGCGATTCTGGCTACCTGCGTGATACTTGCTGTTAACGAAGCTTATACCTCCACCGATTTAGAGGAGACGGCGCACGCTATCCGTCGTGTGGTGCAGTGGTTTCGGAGTAAGAACCAGATGTAG